A stretch of the Desulfuribacillus alkaliarsenatis genome encodes the following:
- the glnA gene encoding type I glutamate--ammonia ligase, with amino-acid sequence MAKDNNVSFIRLQFTDLLGTIKNVEIPVSQLDKALDNKMMFDGSSIEGFVRIEESDMYLYPDLDTWVIFPWYADKGKVARLVCDVYMPDGTPFAGDPRGILKRVVKEANDMGYTSFNVGPEPEFFLVKIDENGKPTNVMNDEGGYFDWAPVDLGENCRRDIVLTLESIGFEVEASHHEDAPGQHEIDFKYSDAITAADQIQTFKLIVKTVAKEHGLHATFMPKPFFGINGSGMHCHQSLFMDDENAFYDESDELGLSETAKQFIAGLLKHARALSAITNPTINSYKRLVPGYEAPCYIAWSAKNRSPLIRVPAARGMSTRIEARFPDPATNPYLALAVMLKAGLDGITNKLVAPKPTDRNIYIMNEKELRDAGIESLPLTLEEAIKELINNKVMREALGSHALNHFVSAKQIECDIFRTQVHEWEREQYMRQY; translated from the coding sequence ATGGCTAAAGATAATAATGTCTCATTTATTCGGTTACAATTTACTGACTTACTTGGTACTATTAAAAACGTAGAGATACCAGTTAGTCAATTAGACAAAGCCTTAGATAATAAGATGATGTTTGACGGTTCTTCAATTGAAGGGTTTGTAAGAATTGAAGAGTCTGATATGTACTTATACCCAGATTTAGACACGTGGGTTATTTTTCCTTGGTACGCAGATAAAGGTAAGGTAGCTCGCTTAGTTTGTGATGTATATATGCCAGATGGCACCCCTTTTGCAGGCGATCCTAGAGGAATCTTAAAGCGTGTAGTTAAAGAAGCAAATGATATGGGTTATACATCATTTAATGTTGGTCCTGAGCCTGAGTTCTTCCTAGTTAAGATTGATGAAAATGGCAAGCCTACAAATGTTATGAATGATGAAGGTGGCTACTTCGATTGGGCTCCAGTCGATTTAGGTGAGAATTGTCGACGAGATATTGTACTTACTTTAGAATCGATTGGATTTGAAGTTGAAGCATCACACCATGAGGATGCTCCTGGTCAGCATGAAATAGATTTTAAATACTCAGATGCAATTACTGCAGCAGATCAGATACAAACATTTAAATTAATTGTTAAAACTGTAGCTAAAGAACATGGATTACATGCTACGTTTATGCCAAAGCCATTCTTCGGAATCAACGGATCAGGTATGCATTGCCATCAGTCATTATTTATGGATGATGAAAACGCATTTTATGACGAGAGTGATGAATTAGGCTTAAGTGAAACGGCTAAACAATTTATTGCAGGTTTATTAAAGCATGCCCGTGCGTTATCGGCTATAACAAACCCTACTATTAACTCTTACAAACGACTTGTGCCAGGGTATGAAGCACCATGCTATATTGCTTGGTCTGCAAAAAATCGTAGTCCTTTAATTAGAGTACCAGCTGCTCGAGGAATGAGTACCCGTATTGAAGCCCGTTTCCCAGATCCGGCGACAAATCCGTATTTAGCGTTAGCCGTTATGTTGAAAGCTGGCCTAGATGGAATAACAAATAAGTTAGTTGCTCCTAAACCAACTGATAGAAATATATATATCATGAATGAAAAGGAATTAAGGGATGCAGGGATTGAATCATTACCACTGACCTTAGAAGAAGCAATAAAAGAATTGATTAATAACAAAGTTATGCGTGAAGCCTTAGGGTCACATGCCTTAAATCATTTTGTAAGCGCTAAGCAAATTGAGTGTGATATATTCCGAACTCAGGTACATGAGTGGGAGCGCGAGCAATATATGAGGCAGTACTAA
- a CDS encoding ATP-binding protein — protein MEPINLSINSQLKKINNKTASNPGNPSNHNSYIYGSYQCNDCNDTGYVLSGSGLDMAATRCKCLKNKSIQRKIKSARISTLLRKCSFDKFDSRYYSNKIIKGGSHSYREMAEKALDAAASFVHNVLENQLPDSLLFVGKTGRGKTYLAASIANEILDRKPDIGLLFVVVPDLLNEIRSTYDNKNNTHSEFDIIDTARNADILILDDLGAHNYSDWVKDKLYSIIDYRLQEQLPTVITTNLLDPPSMDQVLGERITSRIFQLCRVYRMMCERDIRLINSYEDMLNVFSKNDNLNDKKDKNDKIDNLNE, from the coding sequence ATGGAGCCAATTAATTTAAGCATAAACTCACAATTGAAAAAAATAAATAACAAAACTGCAAGTAATCCAGGTAATCCTAGTAATCATAATAGTTACATATATGGCAGCTATCAATGTAATGACTGTAATGACACTGGCTATGTGCTTAGCGGGTCTGGGTTGGATATGGCAGCTACTAGATGTAAATGTTTGAAAAATAAAAGCATACAAAGAAAAATAAAATCTGCAAGAATTTCTACCTTATTAAGAAAGTGCTCCTTTGATAAATTTGATTCTCGTTATTACTCTAATAAAATAATTAAAGGAGGGAGTCATTCTTACCGAGAAATGGCTGAAAAAGCACTCGATGCAGCTGCAAGTTTTGTCCATAATGTCCTGGAAAATCAGCTACCCGATAGCTTATTATTCGTCGGAAAAACTGGCAGAGGAAAAACCTACCTAGCAGCATCTATTGCTAACGAAATATTAGATAGGAAGCCAGATATAGGACTACTTTTTGTTGTTGTTCCTGATTTGCTTAATGAGATACGTTCAACCTATGATAATAAGAATAATACACATTCAGAGTTTGATATTATAGATACAGCTAGGAATGCCGACATACTTATTCTAGACGATTTAGGCGCCCATAATTATAGCGACTGGGTGAAAGATAAATTGTATAGCATTATAGATTACAGATTACAGGAGCAATTACCTACAGTTATTACAACAAATTTATTAGATCCACCGTCTATGGATCAAGTACTGGGAGAGAGAATAACTTCTAGAATATTTCAATTATGTAGGGTTTATCGTATGATGTGTGAACGAGATATAAGATTAATAAACTCCTATGAAGATATGCTAAACGTATTTAGCAAAAATGATAACTTAAACGATAAAAAAGATAAAAATGATAAAATTGATAATCTGAACGAATAG
- the lexA gene encoding transcriptional repressor LexA: protein MKPLSNRQTQILNFIKLEVQKKGYPPSVREIGEAVGLASSSTVHSHLAKIEEAGYIRRDPTKPRAIEILDDLDSESLIQEYSYVPVIGKVTAGIPITAVEHIEQYLPISKNLIKNDVAFILHVSGESMIEAGILDDDYAIVRQQPTVNNGEIAVVMTEDDEATIKRLYKENNGYRLQPENSSLAPTYVNNVTVLGKVIGIYREIR from the coding sequence ATGAAACCATTGTCTAATAGACAAACACAAATATTAAATTTTATTAAATTAGAGGTTCAAAAGAAGGGCTATCCCCCTTCAGTTCGTGAAATTGGTGAAGCTGTTGGACTAGCTTCTAGCTCCACTGTACATAGTCATTTAGCAAAAATTGAAGAAGCTGGTTATATAAGACGTGACCCAACTAAACCAAGGGCTATAGAAATATTAGATGATTTAGATTCTGAGTCGTTAATACAAGAATATAGTTATGTTCCTGTAATAGGAAAAGTAACAGCTGGGATTCCAATTACAGCTGTTGAGCATATTGAACAATATCTACCTATTTCTAAAAATCTCATAAAAAATGATGTAGCATTTATACTTCACGTATCTGGTGAAAGTATGATTGAAGCTGGAATATTAGATGATGATTATGCTATCGTCAGACAGCAACCTACTGTTAATAATGGTGAAATTGCAGTAGTAATGACAGAAGACGATGAAGCTACAATAAAACGTTTATATAAAGAAAATAATGGATATCGATTGCAGCCTGAAAATTCTTCATTAGCTCCTACATATGTAAACAATGTTACTGTTTTAGGTAAAGTAATTGGAATCTACAGGGAAATTCGTTAA
- a CDS encoding AAA family ATPase translates to MTKSIIIGVIPAILIFLFLLGFNIAPVVFILVLIGLIFLLIYSKDGFSNVLNKPNHRINNSDIKFEQIGGQARAKREIKEALEFVLKADEYKEMGIRALKGLLLVGPPGTGKTLLAKAAANYTNSVYFAASGSEFVEMYVGMGAKRVREIFNNAYKEAEKENKSSAIIFIDEIDVIGQKREASSNNKEYDQTLNQLLTEMDGIKENDKVKVLVLAATNRVDILDPALLRPGRFDRKVMVDLPDKEGRKQILEIHTQKKSLAEDVSIEFIVNKTFGFSGAELENLVNEASILALRNNKQVIQKHHIIEAIDKVMIGEKSDRKPNEEEIRRVAYHELGHAVTTELLNPGTVANISITPRGGALGYVRQADTEDRYLYTKDFFDKQIMIALAGAVAEQEFLGNKSTGAQNDFSKALQLAKQVVTSGLTELGIIDKDLNKKEYTEKVNSIIRELEIATVELVQNNKTAITDIFHVLIDKETIDGDEFRSLLRK, encoded by the coding sequence ATGACTAAAAGTATTATTATCGGTGTTATTCCAGCCATATTAATTTTCTTATTTTTATTAGGCTTTAACATTGCACCTGTTGTATTTATACTAGTCCTTATTGGTTTGATTTTCTTATTAATCTATTCTAAGGACGGTTTTTCAAATGTACTGAATAAGCCAAATCATCGAATTAATAATTCAGATATTAAATTTGAACAAATAGGTGGCCAGGCTAGGGCCAAAAGGGAAATCAAAGAAGCTCTAGAGTTTGTATTAAAAGCTGATGAATATAAGGAAATGGGCATCCGTGCCCTTAAAGGACTTTTATTGGTTGGCCCACCAGGTACAGGAAAAACGCTTCTAGCTAAAGCTGCAGCTAATTATACAAATTCTGTTTACTTTGCTGCTAGTGGTTCTGAATTTGTTGAAATGTACGTTGGAATGGGCGCAAAAAGAGTCCGTGAAATTTTTAATAATGCCTATAAAGAAGCTGAAAAAGAGAATAAAAGTAGTGCAATTATTTTTATTGATGAGATAGATGTAATTGGACAAAAAAGGGAAGCATCCTCGAATAATAAAGAGTATGATCAAACGTTAAATCAACTACTTACTGAGATGGACGGAATAAAAGAGAATGATAAAGTAAAGGTTCTAGTGCTTGCTGCAACTAATCGTGTAGACATATTAGATCCTGCTCTCTTACGTCCTGGTAGGTTTGATCGAAAAGTCATGGTTGATCTTCCAGATAAAGAAGGTCGTAAACAAATATTAGAAATTCATACACAAAAAAAGTCTTTAGCAGAGGATGTAAGTATAGAATTTATCGTAAATAAAACCTTTGGATTTTCAGGTGCTGAATTGGAAAATCTTGTGAATGAAGCAAGTATACTTGCGTTACGAAATAATAAACAAGTAATTCAGAAGCATCATATAATCGAAGCAATAGATAAGGTTATGATAGGTGAAAAGTCTGATCGAAAGCCTAATGAAGAGGAGATTCGTAGAGTTGCCTATCATGAGCTTGGACATGCAGTTACAACAGAGTTGCTAAATCCTGGCACAGTTGCAAATATATCTATTACACCTAGAGGTGGTGCTTTAGGGTATGTTCGACAAGCAGACACTGAAGATCGCTATTTATATACTAAGGACTTCTTTGATAAGCAAATAATGATAGCCTTAGCAGGTGCAGTTGCTGAACAAGAATTTCTAGGTAATAAGAGTACTGGAGCTCAAAACGACTTTAGCAAAGCACTACAATTAGCTAAACAAGTAGTAACGAGTGGTTTAACGGAGCTAGGGATTATAGATAAAGATTTAAACAAAAAAGAGTATACAGAAAAAGTAAATAGTATCATAAGGGAATTAGAAATTGCTACCGTTGAATTAGTACAGAACAATAAAACTGCAATTACAGATATATTTCATGTGCTGATTGATAAAGAAACCATTGATGGAGATGAATTCAGAAGCTTGTTAAGGAAATAA
- a CDS encoding acetate/propionate family kinase, which translates to MKILVLNCGSSSLKYQVFNMDGETVLANGKVERIGMEDAILTHEPTGKQKVKKVSEIYEHKTAIKSVLETLIDKSDGVLADYSEIQAVGHRVVHGGESFSDSVLITPEVEDAIRKCIDLAPLHNPANLLGIDAVKEVMPTTPQVAVFDTAFHQTMDKKTFLYPIPMEQYKKYKIRRYGFHGTSHKYVAEKALDVLNLSANGSKIVSCHIGNGGSVTAIKDGKSVDTSMGMTPLEGLMMGTRSGDIDPAAVLYIMNKEELTLQEINSMLNKHSGLIGISGISSDMREIEDGLLANNESATLAFNMYEYRIRKYIGAYAAAMNGLDVLIFTAGVGENSPILRKQICDNLSYLGVELDNEKNDVFAKHDRVISSENSRVKVLVIPTNEELMIARDTQNIIGNQT; encoded by the coding sequence ATGAAAATATTAGTATTAAATTGCGGTAGTTCATCATTAAAATATCAGGTATTTAATATGGATGGTGAGACCGTACTAGCTAATGGTAAAGTTGAAAGAATTGGTATGGAAGATGCAATATTGACACACGAACCTACGGGCAAGCAAAAAGTAAAAAAAGTATCAGAAATTTATGAGCATAAAACTGCAATTAAATCAGTATTAGAAACTTTAATTGATAAGTCCGATGGAGTATTAGCTGACTATAGTGAAATTCAAGCTGTCGGCCATCGTGTTGTACATGGTGGAGAAAGCTTTTCAGACTCTGTATTAATCACTCCTGAAGTCGAAGACGCAATTAGAAAGTGCATAGATTTAGCGCCATTACATAACCCTGCTAATCTATTGGGTATAGATGCAGTTAAAGAAGTTATGCCAACCACACCACAGGTTGCCGTTTTTGATACTGCATTTCACCAAACTATGGATAAGAAGACTTTTTTATACCCAATTCCTATGGAGCAATATAAAAAATATAAAATTCGTAGATATGGATTTCATGGAACATCCCATAAGTACGTAGCAGAAAAGGCATTAGACGTTCTAAATTTAAGCGCAAATGGTTCTAAAATTGTCTCTTGTCACATAGGTAATGGTGGAAGTGTTACTGCAATTAAAGATGGTAAATCTGTAGATACGTCAATGGGCATGACCCCCCTTGAAGGACTTATGATGGGAACTCGCTCAGGAGATATTGACCCAGCGGCTGTTTTGTATATAATGAATAAAGAAGAACTTACACTTCAAGAAATTAATTCAATGCTAAATAAACATAGTGGATTAATCGGTATATCAGGGATAAGTAGTGATATGCGGGAGATAGAGGACGGTTTATTAGCCAATAACGAATCTGCAACTCTTGCCTTCAATATGTATGAGTATAGGATTAGAAAATACATTGGTGCATATGCTGCAGCAATGAATGGTCTTGATGTACTTATCTTTACAGCAGGAGTTGGTGAGAACTCACCAATTTTAAGAAAACAAATCTGCGATAACTTAAGCTACTTAGGCGTGGAGCTTGATAATGAGAAAAATGATGTGTTTGCTAAACATGATCGGGTTATCAGTTCTGAGAATTCACGGGTTAAGGTTTTAGTTATACCAACTAATGAAGAATTAATGATTGCCCGTGATACTCAAAATATCATAGGTAATCAAACTTAA
- a CDS encoding DnaD domain protein gives MKRQANNIIKKIVNASWDQQLLIPGSLMKYYKKLGLNEQEAMFILQIIYYQKMENDAFPSINLLCESTTFNESQIMDLIQRLINSGYLKIDEHYDESTDMYYEAYNTQPLFDQLSDLWLKEQGWIDKLTKVYNERENKPAKSSLELVSELEELDIFSIFEGEFGRPLSPIECEKIIKWVEDDKFNKEIITEALKQAVLNGKYSMNYIDRILLEWKKRNIRSIQEIEQANLEFQNSKKKKEPKKPNTSNNYEQDKELWYWLNIESQEGR, from the coding sequence ATGAAAAGACAAGCTAACAACATTATAAAAAAAATAGTAAATGCTAGCTGGGATCAACAGCTACTAATACCAGGTTCATTAATGAAATATTATAAAAAATTAGGTCTTAATGAACAGGAAGCTATGTTTATCCTACAAATAATCTATTATCAGAAAATGGAAAATGATGCGTTTCCAAGTATCAATTTGTTATGTGAATCAACAACTTTTAATGAATCTCAGATAATGGACTTAATTCAGCGACTTATAAATAGTGGATATCTAAAAATTGATGAACATTATGACGAATCAACTGATATGTATTATGAAGCATATAATACTCAGCCACTGTTTGATCAATTAAGTGATTTATGGTTGAAGGAACAGGGCTGGATTGATAAATTAACAAAAGTATATAACGAACGGGAAAATAAACCTGCTAAATCAAGCCTGGAGCTTGTATCAGAGCTAGAAGAATTGGACATCTTTTCAATCTTTGAAGGCGAATTTGGTAGACCGTTATCTCCTATAGAATGCGAAAAGATTATTAAGTGGGTAGAAGATGATAAGTTTAACAAGGAAATAATTACTGAAGCATTAAAGCAGGCAGTCCTGAATGGGAAATACAGCATGAATTATATTGACAGAATACTATTAGAGTGGAAAAAACGAAATATTCGTTCTATACAAGAGATTGAACAGGCTAATCTAGAATTTCAAAATAGCAAGAAGAAAAAAGAGCCCAAAAAACCTAATACCAGTAATAACTACGAACAGGATAAAGAATTATGGTATTGGTTGAATATTGAATCACAAGAAGGAAGATAG
- a CDS encoding tyrosine-type recombinase/integrase, producing the protein MSDFLNKLSIKQQRVFNNLIKELPAFCEIVVTTKFVIEGRLRSTIIHYMRDWHLFFQYCVEHLEQFQGKKIKELTNEDINSITYDNLVYFEQWLLNDRNVVKSTQSRRRSAIKVLFNTLYKKNILKQDPTIQYDKLKINKQGIIALAPHEQVSLLDAIESGYGLTDKEKKSRTEFSIARDLALITLLLDTGLRIGEVYTLNRKNFNFDNMEISVLGKGAKVRTVVFSSDTKTSLLAYLKHPTRLSKQIIDKEAIFLNRDYDRLSIRGMQKIVKKYASAIGKYNITPHKLRSSAGLSLYEATGDIRVVAAQLGHEDISVTAKKYVDASKHKLHDAIRKRGSLR; encoded by the coding sequence ATGTCTGATTTCCTAAACAAGTTAAGTATTAAACAACAGCGAGTATTTAATAACCTTATTAAAGAGCTACCTGCCTTCTGTGAAATAGTTGTAACTACAAAATTTGTCATAGAAGGACGATTACGCTCTACTATTATTCATTATATGCGTGACTGGCACCTCTTCTTTCAATATTGTGTTGAACACCTTGAGCAATTTCAAGGTAAAAAAATTAAAGAGCTTACAAATGAGGATATTAATTCTATCACCTATGATAACCTTGTATATTTTGAGCAATGGTTGTTAAATGATCGTAATGTGGTTAAAAGCACGCAATCTCGAAGACGCTCTGCTATCAAAGTCTTATTTAACACCTTATATAAAAAAAACATACTCAAGCAAGACCCTACTATCCAATATGATAAATTAAAAATTAACAAGCAAGGAATTATAGCATTAGCACCACACGAGCAAGTATCTTTGCTTGATGCTATAGAGTCTGGTTATGGATTAACTGATAAAGAGAAAAAATCACGTACTGAATTCTCAATAGCCAGGGATTTAGCTCTTATCACTTTACTATTAGATACTGGATTGCGAATTGGTGAGGTATATACATTAAATAGAAAAAACTTTAATTTCGATAATATGGAGATATCTGTACTGGGTAAAGGTGCAAAAGTTCGTACTGTTGTGTTTTCGAGTGATACTAAGACCTCCCTACTTGCCTATTTAAAGCATCCTACGAGATTATCAAAGCAGATTATTGATAAAGAGGCTATCTTTCTTAATAGAGACTATGACAGGTTAAGTATTAGAGGAATGCAAAAAATTGTAAAAAAATACGCTAGTGCTATTGGCAAGTATAATATAACACCACATAAACTTCGCTCTTCTGCAGGTTTATCATTATATGAAGCTACTGGTGATATTCGTGTGGTGGCTGCACAGCTAGGTCATGAAGATATTTCAGTAACTGCAAAGAAATATGTAGATGCCTCAAAGCACAAATTACATGACGCAATTCGCAAGCGAGGATCACTGAGATAG
- a CDS encoding MerR family transcriptional regulator — translation MDNNERRKQPLFPIGIVKKLTSLSARQIRYYEEHKLIQPTRTEGNQRLFSFEDVDRLLEIKELIDQGVNIAGIKTVLGTIDGTPPVADIKEVEEKNDLSDKELHDLLQAHIQEHIAKPSMNNPLIQGQLHRFFRR, via the coding sequence ATGGACAACAATGAACGTCGTAAACAGCCATTATTTCCAATCGGAATTGTTAAAAAATTAACAAGTTTATCTGCGAGACAAATACGTTACTATGAGGAACATAAATTAATTCAGCCAACTAGAACTGAGGGAAACCAACGTTTATTCTCGTTTGAAGATGTAGATAGACTTTTGGAAATAAAAGAACTTATAGATCAGGGTGTTAATATTGCAGGTATAAAAACCGTACTTGGAACGATTGACGGAACTCCACCTGTAGCTGATATTAAAGAAGTCGAGGAGAAAAACGACCTTTCCGATAAAGAGCTACACGATTTATTGCAGGCTCATATCCAGGAGCATATTGCAAAGCCTAGCATGAACAATCCGTTAATCCAAGGGCAATTACATCGCTTTTTTCGCAGATAG
- a CDS encoding YheC/YheD family protein — protein sequence MEIINKWTMYEKLIKSRHIDIFLPETALITKPEIVFDMLYCYKSVFIKPCVGYGGNYIIHIFKIKRDLFKFYYYTKENIYTKTISYIELETLILKQIYCRQCIVQRDVKLAKYKGAYTNIRVRVEKHIEKSWKCTRILGKVATKELTITSIDFGATVVSYDKLSFSCSIDKSLVQLELYDLSIHVVKHLSKIHDYSCTCVWGLDLAIDHCGGIWFIDACLYDNITVKPGNFKERCIITLDQSINFLAELRRLLK from the coding sequence ATGGAGATTATTAATAAATGGACCATGTATGAGAAATTAATTAAATCTAGACATATAGATATTTTTCTGCCTGAAACTGCACTCATTACTAAACCTGAGATTGTATTTGACATGCTATATTGTTATAAGTCAGTGTTTATAAAACCATGTGTTGGGTACGGGGGAAACTATATAATCCATATATTTAAAATTAAAAGAGACTTATTTAAATTTTATTACTATACAAAGGAGAATATTTACACTAAAACGATTTCATACATCGAACTAGAAACGCTGATTCTTAAACAAATATATTGCAGACAATGTATTGTTCAACGAGATGTTAAATTAGCAAAGTATAAGGGAGCTTATACTAATATTCGTGTACGTGTAGAAAAACATATTGAAAAATCATGGAAATGCACAAGAATTTTGGGTAAAGTGGCCACCAAAGAACTTACTATTACTAGCATCGATTTTGGAGCCACAGTAGTTAGTTATGACAAATTAAGTTTTTCATGTTCAATAGACAAAAGCTTAGTGCAGTTAGAACTTTATGATTTATCTATTCATGTTGTAAAACATTTAAGTAAAATCCATGATTATTCATGTACCTGTGTCTGGGGCTTAGACTTAGCAATAGATCATTGTGGAGGAATATGGTTTATAGATGCATGTTTATATGATAATATAACTGTTAAGCCAGGAAATTTTAAAGAACGGTGTATAATAACTCTTGACCAAAGTATTAACTTTTTAGCAGAATTAAGAAGGTTATTAAAATGA
- a CDS encoding pyridoxal phosphate-dependent aminotransferase — translation MRLSKRVETLTPSTTLAITAKAKELKQQGINIISFGAGEPDYNTPQHIIDAAYKAMQDGQTKYTPAAGLPELRKAICKKLLDDNQLTYEPANICVCSGAKHALYNIFQVICDPGDEVIIPIPYWVSYPEQVKLASATPVYIEGFESNQFKITAEQLEAVITEKTKALILNSPSNPSGTAYSKEELESIAEVCVKKDIMVISDEIYEKLVYDNVEHISIASLNDEIFKKTLVVNGVSKPYSMTGWRIGYVAGDKDIIRAIIDLSSHSTSNPTTMAQWGTLEALTGSQQPLNDMVKEFDKRRKVMIELLNDIPGITCETPQGAFYAYPNVSALFSEKITNADELSSILLEQANVAVIPGSAFGSDKHVRLSYATSMQNIEEGIKRIKTFVENNL, via the coding sequence ATGAGATTATCAAAACGTGTAGAAACTCTTACACCTTCAACTACCTTAGCAATTACTGCAAAGGCAAAAGAGTTAAAACAGCAAGGGATTAATATTATTAGCTTTGGAGCAGGGGAGCCAGATTATAATACTCCTCAGCATATAATTGATGCTGCTTATAAAGCGATGCAGGATGGACAAACAAAGTACACCCCAGCTGCCGGTTTACCCGAACTAAGAAAAGCAATCTGCAAAAAACTCTTAGATGATAATCAACTTACATATGAACCAGCTAATATCTGTGTATGTAGTGGAGCTAAGCATGCTCTGTACAATATTTTCCAAGTTATTTGTGACCCTGGAGATGAGGTTATAATTCCAATTCCATATTGGGTTAGCTATCCAGAGCAAGTAAAGCTAGCTTCTGCTACGCCTGTATATATCGAAGGCTTTGAAAGTAATCAATTTAAAATTACTGCTGAGCAATTAGAAGCTGTTATTACTGAGAAAACAAAAGCATTAATACTTAACTCACCTAGTAACCCTTCAGGTACTGCCTATTCGAAGGAAGAATTGGAGAGTATTGCTGAAGTTTGTGTTAAGAAAGATATAATGGTAATTTCTGACGAGATTTATGAGAAGCTCGTTTATGATAATGTTGAGCACATTAGTATTGCAAGCTTAAACGATGAAATATTTAAAAAAACCTTAGTGGTAAATGGTGTTTCTAAACCTTACTCCATGACTGGCTGGAGAATTGGCTATGTTGCAGGTGATAAGGATATTATCAGAGCGATTATTGATTTATCAAGTCATAGTACTTCAAACCCAACTACCATGGCTCAGTGGGGAACATTAGAAGCGTTAACAGGGTCTCAACAGCCATTAAATGATATGGTGAAAGAGTTTGATAAGCGCAGAAAAGTTATGATAGAGCTACTAAATGATATACCTGGAATCACCTGTGAAACACCTCAAGGAGCATTCTATGCTTATCCTAATGTGAGCGCGTTATTTTCAGAAAAAATAACTAATGCAGACGAATTATCTAGTATATTATTAGAGCAAGCTAATGTAGCTGTAATACCTGGTTCCGCATTTGGGTCAGATAAACATGTTCGTTTATCATATGCTACTAGTATGCAAAACATAGAAGAAGGTATTAAGCGCATTAAAACATTTGTAGAAAATAATTTATAA